The following coding sequences are from one Paenibacillus sp. FSL R5-0912 window:
- a CDS encoding carbohydrate ABC transporter permease: MLKKSLGVLKYGFVILIVLLSLGPFLWVLLASFKTNAEILSNSLGWPSSFRFSNYTKAFQIAPISRFYINSVIVGIFGTLLNLLLLGMAAYVLARFQFRGKKLLMGAFSLSLLIPGAAMLQPLYLTVNALGLYDKLIGLIIVYTGFGLPVSLYILSSYFLTIPKEMEESAYLDGASFIQTFFRIILPISKPGFGTAGVMQFLLCWNEFQFAIILTTGNQSRTLPLALYYFKSQFASDYGVMFAATMVVIIPSIVVYILLQEQVVSGLAAGAVKG; encoded by the coding sequence ATGTTGAAAAAAAGTTTGGGTGTACTTAAGTATGGATTTGTAATCCTGATTGTCCTGTTGTCGCTGGGTCCGTTCCTGTGGGTGCTGCTGGCATCGTTTAAGACGAATGCCGAGATTCTGAGCAATTCCCTCGGCTGGCCAAGCAGCTTCCGCTTCTCCAATTACACGAAGGCCTTCCAGATCGCGCCGATTTCCCGGTTCTACATCAACAGTGTAATTGTAGGGATTTTTGGAACACTGCTCAATCTGCTTCTGCTCGGAATGGCAGCTTATGTACTGGCGCGCTTTCAATTCCGCGGTAAAAAGCTGCTGATGGGAGCCTTCTCCCTCTCGCTGCTGATTCCCGGCGCTGCGATGCTGCAGCCGCTGTACTTAACAGTTAACGCGCTCGGGCTATATGACAAGCTGATCGGACTTATTATTGTCTATACCGGCTTTGGGTTGCCGGTCTCGCTCTACATTCTATCCAGCTACTTCCTTACGATACCCAAGGAGATGGAGGAATCAGCTTACCTGGATGGTGCCAGCTTCATTCAGACCTTCTTCCGGATTATACTGCCGATCTCGAAGCCGGGCTTCGGCACGGCGGGAGTCATGCAGTTCCTGCTCTGCTGGAATGAATTTCAATTCGCGATCATTCTGACGACAGGCAATCAGAGCCGGACCCTGCCGCTGGCGCTCTATTATTTCAAAAGCCAGTTTGCCAGTGATTACGGCGTCATGTTTGCCGCTACGATGGTCGTCATCATTCCGAGTATTGTAGTCTATATCCTGCTGCAGGAGCAGGTAGTATCCGGACTTGCTGCGGGAGCGGTCAAGGGATGA
- a CDS encoding carbohydrate ABC transporter permease, with the protein MVRKNRGYITLFLLPTVALFIIVYAVSLVILFGTSFTEWSAGRSPVFTGLANYIKLFTDDADFRQSALNTGIWVVLQSTVHVAIGTLFAVILSMKEFYWKFARTVYMFPNIISGAAVGMLFLCMLNPEFGAVNSIVRLFGNADYSQNWFMDYATAFLSVTMTWLPYAAVVTILILAEIAAIPESLFESARIDGASNFKINLYIIIPMLRNIIGTCVILSGTSMLQKMDIILMTTGGGPGNQTMNLPIYIYKTALMDNNFGYSNSVGVFLIGFGLIFVLLCRNLFRIGSSQN; encoded by the coding sequence ATGGTTAGGAAAAATAGAGGGTATATCACGCTTTTCCTGTTGCCGACTGTAGCATTGTTTATTATTGTCTATGCCGTCTCACTTGTCATTTTGTTCGGCACATCCTTTACGGAATGGTCGGCCGGACGCAGCCCGGTGTTTACCGGTCTCGCTAACTATATCAAGCTGTTTACGGACGATGCCGATTTTCGCCAAAGCGCTCTGAATACGGGGATCTGGGTCGTGCTGCAATCTACGGTCCACGTGGCCATCGGCACCCTGTTCGCGGTTATTCTCAGTATGAAGGAATTCTACTGGAAGTTTGCCCGCACGGTGTACATGTTTCCTAATATTATCTCGGGTGCAGCCGTAGGTATGCTGTTCCTGTGCATGCTCAATCCTGAATTCGGTGCGGTGAACAGTATCGTCCGTTTATTCGGCAATGCGGATTACTCCCAGAACTGGTTCATGGATTATGCCACGGCTTTTCTATCCGTCACGATGACCTGGCTGCCTTATGCGGCAGTTGTCACGATTCTTATTCTGGCCGAGATTGCGGCCATTCCGGAAAGTCTGTTCGAATCGGCACGTATCGACGGGGCCAGCAATTTCAAGATCAACCTGTACATCATCATTCCTATGCTGCGCAACATTATCGGGACCTGCGTGATTCTGTCGGGAACAAGCATGCTGCAGAAGATGGATATTATTCTAATGACAACAGGCGGCGGACCCGGCAATCAAACGATGAATTTACCCATTTACATTTACAAAACCGCTCTCATGGACAATAACTTCGGTTATTCCAACTCAGTGGGCGTTTTCCTAATCGGCTTTGGCTTGATCTTTGTCCTGCTATGCCGAAATCTGTTCAGAATAGGCAGCTCCCAAAACTGA
- a CDS encoding ABC transporter substrate-binding protein, whose translation MQKSLYKAGCTLAGMLMLTMSITACGSGNSAENNGAAATAGSGNAAAPAAKAPVKISYLTFRVGTHASAKMEEEQIKQFNAKYGNEVEVVVEEIPSDAAYVDKIKILAASGDVPDVVMGKDGINDVLIKGNLATPFNDYLDKDAEWKAAIGEDALASNTRDGKIWSISDQKQNIGYFYNKEMFEKAGIKPAETWDEFMSNNEKLKAAGFVPLALMTGENAWTSNLILAAMIGTNGENGKTFMNTLHPTDFNTPEMIQALNMMKELLEKYTTKDALGAGYANAANAFSQGKAAMIANGPWMIGDFSDPTKSSEGFDAKVGVAAYPNNSLISTYEVGYMIGAKTPETRDAAEKFIKFKTGLEGQTLALEYGNVMPVSSEVQPSDALKEKYPIMVESITVAQKSQLHYRTLDSIVYPNVTDAWKNLYPKLAAGRATAEEIAKELTEIAAKNK comes from the coding sequence GTGCAAAAGTCTTTGTACAAAGCGGGCTGTACCTTAGCAGGCATGCTGATGCTGACCATGTCCATTACGGCATGCGGATCAGGGAATTCAGCAGAGAATAATGGAGCGGCCGCAACGGCAGGCTCAGGAAATGCAGCAGCACCTGCGGCTAAAGCGCCGGTCAAAATTTCTTATCTTACGTTCCGGGTCGGCACGCATGCATCAGCCAAGATGGAGGAAGAGCAGATCAAGCAGTTCAATGCCAAATATGGCAATGAAGTGGAGGTTGTGGTTGAAGAGATTCCAAGTGATGCCGCATACGTGGATAAGATTAAGATTCTGGCAGCCTCCGGGGATGTGCCGGATGTCGTAATGGGCAAGGACGGAATTAATGATGTCCTGATCAAAGGGAATCTTGCAACCCCTTTCAATGATTATTTAGACAAGGATGCGGAATGGAAGGCAGCTATCGGAGAAGATGCACTTGCTTCCAATACCCGGGACGGGAAGATCTGGTCGATCAGCGATCAGAAGCAGAATATCGGCTACTTTTACAATAAAGAAATGTTTGAGAAGGCAGGCATTAAGCCGGCGGAGACTTGGGATGAATTCATGAGCAACAACGAGAAGCTGAAGGCTGCAGGCTTCGTTCCCCTCGCACTGATGACCGGGGAGAATGCCTGGACATCCAACCTGATTCTTGCCGCGATGATCGGTACGAACGGGGAGAACGGCAAGACGTTCATGAACACCCTGCACCCTACCGACTTCAATACGCCCGAAATGATTCAGGCGCTTAATATGATGAAGGAGCTGCTGGAGAAGTATACGACGAAGGATGCGCTTGGGGCGGGGTATGCCAATGCAGCGAACGCGTTCAGCCAGGGCAAGGCTGCGATGATTGCCAACGGTCCCTGGATGATTGGAGACTTCAGCGATCCGACCAAATCCAGTGAAGGTTTCGATGCAAAAGTGGGTGTCGCCGCGTATCCGAATAACAGCCTGATTTCCACTTATGAGGTTGGCTATATGATCGGAGCCAAAACGCCGGAAACCCGCGATGCTGCGGAGAAATTCATCAAGTTCAAAACAGGGCTTGAAGGTCAGACCCTCGCTCTTGAATACGGCAATGTTATGCCGGTATCGAGTGAAGTTCAGCCATCAGATGCACTGAAAGAGAAATATCCGATCATGGTCGAATCGATCACAGTCGCTCAAAAGTCACAGCTGCATTACCGGACCCTGGACTCCATCGTCTATCCGAACGTAACAGATGCCTGGAAGAACCTGTATCCGAAGCTGGCAGCGGGCCGGGCAACGGCTGAAGAGATTGCCAAGGAACTGACTGAGATTGCTGCTAAGAATAAATAA
- a CDS encoding sensor histidine kinase: MSNQHILKRISLRPLLGRFSLIPVRNKMVIIIFLLILLPMTFAGCYFYWSISQILTRNANDNLSLLIRQTNDNIEKSFQIIDNTSLHFLSTKMLRSWLIDDMSLSDDFYKKFVNKSEMEEDLKYSLMFNNAWNISLLSTAYVFFDNDNYVSVLKSPPNIEQINRNNLAVYQSVNGRMVRGKEILTPSPGDPTLYFTRVMSNINLPEQRLVLIFGTNEADLAEKYSGLLEYPGAMAYIIDNQGVIYSSAGKQELGSTAPPDVLALRDHTEVSEVKLNQETYLAASRSIGTTGLTFIAGIPRKQVLAKLSGSMHNYIWFIALIAFVSLAAGVLLSLRFTRIIRDLLRSIRKVKKGDYNTRMPAFKDAELNQLSSTFNNMTDEINYLIKEVYEKHLLVKESEFKFLQAQMNPHFLFNTLITIGYKAKLSKDETVYKMVTSLTELLQASIYSSSLAKIPIRQELDFIRFYLYLQKERFEDKMEYTIQIEDEAILDLLLPKLSVEPLVENAVVHGVERKLGKGNINIRIYRENDSVYFEITDNGNGFEHMPKNWSHFESDTMRKQGHNNIGLINTHKRVKLLYGEPYGIEVESEPGAGARVTLHIPEDQGELTHV; encoded by the coding sequence ATGTCCAATCAGCATATCCTGAAGCGGATCAGCCTTCGTCCCCTACTCGGACGTTTCTCCCTAATTCCGGTACGAAATAAAATGGTCATTATTATCTTCCTGCTAATTCTGCTTCCGATGACGTTCGCCGGCTGCTACTTCTATTGGAGCATCTCCCAGATTCTAACGAGGAATGCCAATGATAATCTGTCCCTGCTGATCCGCCAGACCAACGACAATATCGAGAAGTCCTTTCAGATTATTGATAATACCTCCCTGCATTTCCTCTCTACTAAAATGTTAAGAAGCTGGTTAATCGACGATATGTCGCTAAGCGATGACTTCTACAAGAAATTCGTCAATAAAAGTGAAATGGAAGAGGATTTGAAGTACAGCCTTATGTTCAACAATGCTTGGAATATCAGCCTGCTGTCAACGGCCTATGTATTTTTTGATAACGACAACTATGTATCCGTTCTGAAGTCCCCGCCAAACATTGAGCAGATTAACCGGAATAATCTCGCAGTCTATCAGTCGGTTAACGGCAGAATGGTCCGCGGCAAAGAAATATTGACACCAAGTCCCGGCGATCCCACGCTCTATTTCACCCGGGTGATGTCCAATATTAATCTTCCCGAGCAACGCCTGGTGCTGATCTTCGGCACGAATGAAGCTGATTTAGCGGAGAAATATTCCGGACTGCTCGAATACCCGGGCGCCATGGCCTACATCATTGATAACCAGGGAGTCATCTATTCTAGTGCGGGTAAGCAGGAATTAGGTTCAACTGCTCCTCCCGATGTGCTTGCGCTGAGGGATCATACGGAAGTAAGTGAGGTCAAGCTTAATCAAGAGACTTATCTAGCCGCTTCCCGCAGCATCGGTACGACCGGGCTCACCTTCATTGCCGGTATTCCGAGGAAGCAGGTACTCGCCAAATTATCCGGCAGCATGCACAATTATATTTGGTTTATCGCGCTGATCGCGTTCGTCTCGCTTGCAGCAGGTGTGTTGCTATCGCTTCGCTTCACCCGGATTATCCGCGATCTGCTGCGGAGTATCCGTAAGGTCAAGAAAGGGGATTACAACACCAGAATGCCCGCTTTCAAGGATGCAGAGCTCAACCAGCTCAGTTCCACCTTCAACAACATGACTGACGAGATCAACTATCTGATCAAGGAAGTCTATGAGAAGCATCTGCTGGTCAAAGAGTCAGAGTTCAAATTTCTGCAGGCTCAGATGAATCCTCACTTTCTGTTCAATACGCTGATTACCATCGGCTACAAGGCAAAACTGTCCAAAGATGAGACCGTTTACAAGATGGTAACGTCCCTTACCGAGCTGCTGCAGGCAAGCATCTATTCGAGCAGTCTGGCCAAAATCCCGATCCGGCAGGAGCTGGATTTCATCCGATTCTATCTGTATCTGCAGAAGGAAAGGTTCGAGGACAAAATGGAATACACGATCCAGATCGAGGATGAGGCCATACTGGATCTGCTGCTACCCAAGCTGAGTGTCGAACCGCTGGTCGAGAATGCTGTCGTGCACGGGGTGGAGCGGAAGCTCGGCAAAGGAAACATCAACATCCGCATATACCGCGAGAACGATTCGGTCTATTTCGAGATCACCGATAATGGCAACGGGTTTGAGCATATGCCCAAGAATTGGAGTCATTTCGAGAGCGACACGATGCGCAAGCAGGGCCACAACAATATCGGCCTGATCAACACGCATAAACGGGTTAAGTTGCTCTACGGCGAGCCTTATGGAATTGAGGTCGAGAGCGAGCCTGGGGCAGGCGCGAGAGTCACTCTACATATACCGGAAGATCAGGGGGAACTAACACATGTATAA
- a CDS encoding response regulator, with the protein MYKVMIVDDEPVIKKGLQCFIDWSILECEVVCEASNGLEAVELLGYYDVDIVVTDIRMPGMDGLALSDYLHQHFPQTKVIILTAFADFSYAQTAIQYEVVDFVVKTNPTEQIPRAIEKATLLLEKEREQKQKVRQLESKINDNLSEISEKFLREAVYGLISDEAGLFSRSSELGLQLEDYFAIYMEVKDIPGPHGSAVNPANDHYRFLASIRQFLALAFGEHPSYIMAMEKNTLLALVSMTGGNTAVSTQALLTISNEILAMAENFRQYHVNIGISLLHRDISTLSTAYFEAREALQGSFYNDNYVAVYIPHANQALTPAAPPHHAAEQIAGHLQQGDSESAIRQLDQLLENYRSIKEPIENVKVACLLISSYCFRLLSTSQPFAPEMEESQSAVYKQIQESKSIQLLADILGRLILSCSRAVAMSDRQPNYIVIECQKYIREHYNQNLSLQIIADHIHINSSYLSRLYKKVTGESIIDVINKYRIDMAKKLLRNPASKVFEVAEAVGIETPAYFTHVFSKYTGMSPKEYKLNYSQSELG; encoded by the coding sequence ATGTATAAGGTTATGATTGTAGACGATGAGCCTGTGATCAAAAAAGGGCTGCAGTGCTTCATCGATTGGAGTATTCTTGAGTGCGAGGTTGTTTGTGAGGCGTCGAACGGCCTGGAGGCGGTCGAGCTGCTGGGCTATTACGATGTCGATATCGTTGTTACGGATATTCGCATGCCGGGAATGGATGGCCTTGCCTTATCGGATTATCTGCACCAGCACTTTCCGCAGACGAAGGTTATTATTCTTACGGCCTTCGCAGACTTCTCCTATGCCCAAACGGCTATTCAATATGAAGTTGTAGACTTTGTAGTCAAGACCAATCCCACAGAGCAGATTCCCCGGGCGATTGAGAAAGCCACGCTGCTGCTGGAAAAAGAACGGGAGCAGAAGCAGAAGGTCCGGCAGCTGGAGAGTAAAATCAACGATAATCTGTCCGAAATCAGCGAAAAATTCCTACGGGAAGCCGTCTATGGCCTGATTAGCGATGAAGCCGGTCTATTCAGCCGCTCAAGCGAGCTGGGGCTGCAGCTGGAGGACTATTTCGCTATCTATATGGAGGTAAAAGATATACCTGGACCCCATGGCTCTGCCGTGAACCCGGCGAATGACCATTACCGCTTCCTGGCCTCCATCCGCCAATTCCTTGCCCTGGCCTTCGGGGAGCATCCCTCTTATATTATGGCCATGGAGAAAAACACCCTGCTGGCGCTTGTCTCCATGACCGGCGGCAATACCGCGGTCTCCACCCAGGCCCTGCTCACGATCAGCAATGAAATTCTCGCCATGGCGGAGAACTTCAGGCAGTATCATGTCAATATCGGCATCAGCCTGCTGCACCGGGATATATCGACGCTGTCAACGGCCTATTTTGAAGCGAGAGAGGCGCTGCAGGGCAGCTTTTATAATGATAATTATGTGGCTGTATATATCCCTCATGCGAACCAAGCCCTTACGCCTGCAGCCCCTCCCCATCATGCCGCCGAGCAGATTGCCGGACATCTGCAGCAGGGAGACAGCGAGTCGGCCATCCGGCAGTTGGACCAGCTGCTGGAGAACTACAGAAGCATTAAAGAGCCGATTGAGAATGTGAAGGTAGCCTGTCTGCTGATCAGCTCCTATTGCTTCCGCTTGCTGAGCACAAGCCAGCCCTTCGCACCGGAGATGGAGGAGAGCCAATCCGCCGTGTATAAGCAGATTCAGGAGAGCAAAAGCATCCAGCTGCTGGCAGATATCCTGGGGCGCCTGATTCTGAGCTGCTCCAGGGCAGTGGCAATGAGTGACAGACAGCCTAATTACATCGTAATTGAATGCCAGAAATATATCAGAGAGCACTACAATCAGAATCTGAGCCTGCAGATTATTGCCGACCATATCCATATCAACAGCAGCTACCTCAGCCGCCTGTATAAGAAGGTCACCGGTGAGTCCATCATCGATGTGATCAACAAGTACCGGATTGACATGGCCAAGAAGCTGCTCCGGAATCCGGCGAGTAAAGTATTCGAAGTCGCGGAAGCCGTTGGCATTGAGACACCCGCCTATTTCACTCATGTGTTCTCCAAATACACAGGGATGAGCCCCAAGGAATATAAGCTGAATTATTCACAGAGCGAATTGGGATAA
- a CDS encoding amino acid ABC transporter substrate-binding protein — MAIAIIAGCSSSGGNDGKLVIGIDDKFAPMGFRDDNNEIVGFDIDYAKAAAEKMGKEVTFLPIDWSAKESELNSGRIDMIWNGYTITDERKDKVLFTKPYLENSQVVVVLADSALSTLKDLAGKEVGLQSLSSAADALDANPIKAELKGVSEFTDNVLALTDLKSGRLDGVVIDEVVARYYISKEPETYKLMDESLAPEQYGIGIKKGNEDLLTELQKALDALSSDGTAAEISTKWFGENKVLN, encoded by the coding sequence ATGGCGATTGCTATAATAGCCGGCTGCTCCAGTTCTGGAGGCAATGACGGTAAGCTGGTGATCGGTATAGATGATAAGTTTGCCCCGATGGGCTTCCGGGATGATAACAATGAAATTGTCGGGTTCGATATTGACTATGCGAAAGCGGCTGCTGAGAAAATGGGCAAAGAGGTTACCTTCCTGCCGATTGACTGGTCTGCCAAGGAATCTGAGCTGAATAGCGGACGCATTGATATGATCTGGAACGGCTACACCATCACGGACGAGCGCAAGGATAAAGTGTTATTCACCAAACCTTATCTGGAGAATAGCCAGGTTGTAGTCGTGCTTGCGGATTCAGCGCTGTCTACGCTTAAGGATCTGGCCGGCAAAGAGGTCGGACTGCAAAGCCTCTCCTCTGCTGCCGATGCCCTGGATGCTAATCCGATTAAGGCGGAGCTTAAAGGTGTCTCCGAATTCACCGATAATGTGCTTGCCCTGACAGACCTGAAGTCGGGACGTCTGGATGGAGTAGTCATTGATGAAGTGGTGGCCAGATACTACATATCCAAGGAGCCGGAGACTTACAAGCTGATGGATGAATCGCTGGCCCCAGAGCAATATGGTATCGGGATTAAGAAGGGCAATGAGGACCTGCTGACGGAGCTGCAGAAGGCATTGGATGCGCTGAGCAGTGACGGAACGGCGGCCGAGATTTCCACGAAATGGTTCGGAGAGAACAAAGTACTTAACTAG
- a CDS encoding amino acid ABC transporter permease: protein MNIDYIIKISGPMLEGARTTVLLFLIVIVLSIPLGMVVTLMAKSSVKPLAWIAHTYIYVMRGTPLLLQLLFFCFGLPQIPVIGQYLVMDRFVAASTGFILNYGAYFAEIFRGGMLSIDKGQHEAAKVLGLSKWQTLRKVILAQMFRVALPAVANESITLVKDTALLYAVAVPELLNFAKTAVNRDFTVTPFVVAGVIYLLMTLVLTLFFKTLEKRFKFE, encoded by the coding sequence ATGAATATTGACTATATTATTAAAATTTCCGGACCGATGCTGGAGGGGGCACGGACAACGGTATTGCTGTTCCTGATCGTGATCGTATTGTCCATTCCGCTCGGGATGGTGGTTACCCTGATGGCCAAAAGCTCCGTCAAGCCGCTGGCCTGGATCGCACATACTTATATTTATGTGATGCGCGGCACTCCGCTGCTCTTGCAGCTGTTGTTCTTCTGCTTCGGCCTGCCGCAGATCCCCGTGATTGGGCAATATCTGGTCATGGACCGTTTCGTTGCGGCCAGCACTGGATTTATTCTGAATTATGGTGCCTATTTCGCTGAGATCTTCCGCGGGGGAATGCTCTCGATTGATAAAGGCCAGCATGAGGCGGCCAAGGTACTCGGGCTTAGCAAATGGCAGACCCTGCGCAAGGTGATACTGGCCCAAATGTTCCGGGTGGCGCTGCCTGCGGTAGCCAATGAATCCATTACCCTGGTTAAAGATACTGCCTTGCTGTATGCCGTAGCGGTACCTGAGCTGCTCAATTTCGCCAAAACGGCGGTAAACCGTGATTTCACGGTCACCCCTTTTGTCGTAGCGGGCGTAATTTATTTGCTGATGACACTGGTGCTTACGCTATTCTTCAAGACACTGGAGAAACGTTTCAAATTTGAGTAG
- a CDS encoding amino acid ABC transporter ATP-binding protein, translated as MSSMIEVSQLQKSFGSLDVLKQITFDVNPGEVVAVIGPSGSGKSTMLRSLVHLEEVTGGSILICGRALVDKGKYASGAEIREITSTMGMVFQHFNLFPHLTVRGNLELAPRTLKRESIQDITAKSEALLSKVGLADKADVYPSMLSGGQKQRVAIARAMMLSPDILLFDEPTSALDPELTGEVLRVIRQLADEHMTMIIVTHEMNFARDVADRVFFMDNGEIAESGTPEQIFGNPQLERTRTFLNRE; from the coding sequence ATGAGTAGTATGATTGAAGTATCGCAATTGCAGAAATCCTTCGGCAGCCTCGATGTGCTGAAACAGATTACCTTTGACGTTAACCCCGGAGAAGTCGTTGCGGTGATTGGACCTTCCGGTTCCGGCAAAAGCACCATGCTGCGCAGTCTTGTGCATCTGGAAGAGGTTACCGGCGGAAGTATCCTGATCTGCGGCCGGGCGCTCGTGGACAAAGGCAAATATGCCAGCGGTGCGGAGATTAGGGAAATCACCTCAACCATGGGGATGGTATTTCAGCACTTTAATCTGTTTCCGCATCTCACCGTAAGGGGAAACCTGGAGCTTGCCCCAAGAACGCTGAAGCGGGAGAGTATTCAGGATATCACGGCCAAAAGCGAGGCGCTGCTCTCCAAAGTAGGTCTTGCCGATAAAGCAGACGTCTACCCCTCCATGCTGTCAGGCGGGCAGAAGCAGCGGGTTGCCATCGCCCGGGCGATGATGCTCAGTCCGGACATTCTCCTGTTCGACGAGCCGACCTCGGCGCTCGATCCCGAGCTCACCGGCGAGGTGCTGCGGGTCATCCGCCAGCTTGCGGACGAGCACATGACGATGATTATCGTCACGCATGAGATGAATTTTGCCCGCGATGTGGCCGACCGCGTCTTCTTCATGGATAACGGCGAAATCGCCGAATCCGGCACACCGGAGCAGATCTTCGGCAACCCGCAGCTGGAGCGGACCCGGACATTTCTGAACCGGGAGTAA
- a CDS encoding IS3 family transposase has protein sequence MFIKQGNTAALVLRLVGLAESTYYDRKKRKKQEAQAVPQGRGRPLPGYSLTESGEKISDEQIQEMLLELVAGEEHVYGYKLLAKCLWNQHGLRLNHKKSYRLCQALEILQPQRQKRFKHPRKLPENRVITGAGQLWQMDIKYGYVAGRDRHFFVLSIIDVFTRVIVGYHRGSSCEAKHACQTLGRAMEQHCAPDSARPVIRTDNGPQFISHLFGDMCESWEMTHERIPPRTPDLNAFIESFHSNIDRDLFRKEAFDTFEEAYEAVDRYMDFYNNRRMHTSLRNMPPATFAEWVLTLEDQSCFFWPREKAK, from the coding sequence ATGTTCATTAAGCAGGGGAATACCGCAGCCTTGGTGCTCCGTCTCGTGGGGCTAGCAGAGTCTACGTACTACGACCGTAAGAAACGCAAGAAGCAGGAGGCACAGGCCGTCCCCCAGGGGCGTGGAAGACCCCTACCCGGCTACTCCCTGACCGAGTCGGGAGAGAAGATTAGCGACGAGCAGATCCAGGAAATGCTCCTGGAACTGGTCGCTGGAGAAGAGCACGTGTACGGGTACAAACTGCTGGCCAAGTGCTTGTGGAACCAGCACGGGCTGAGGCTCAACCACAAGAAAAGCTACCGGCTGTGTCAGGCGCTGGAGATCCTGCAGCCCCAGCGTCAGAAGCGCTTTAAGCATCCCCGGAAGCTGCCGGAGAACCGAGTCATTACCGGAGCGGGCCAGCTCTGGCAGATGGACATTAAATACGGGTATGTGGCGGGCCGGGACCGGCATTTCTTCGTCCTGAGCATTATCGATGTGTTTACCCGGGTTATCGTCGGGTATCACCGAGGATCGTCGTGTGAGGCCAAGCACGCCTGCCAGACGCTGGGACGCGCCATGGAGCAACACTGCGCCCCTGACAGCGCACGTCCGGTGATCCGCACCGACAACGGCCCCCAGTTCATCAGCCATCTGTTTGGCGACATGTGTGAAAGCTGGGAGATGACCCATGAACGCATTCCGCCTCGAACGCCGGATTTAAATGCTTTTATTGAATCGTTCCACAGCAATATCGATCGGGATTTGTTCCGCAAAGAGGCCTTCGACACGTTCGAAGAGGCCTATGAAGCCGTGGACCGGTACATGGACTTTTACAATAACCGCAGAATGCATACGAGTCTTCGCAACATGCCGCCAGCTACCTTTGCGGAGTGGGTGCTGACCCTAGAAGACCAGTCCTGCTTCTTCTGGCCGAGAGAAAAAGCGAAATAA
- a CDS encoding helix-turn-helix domain-containing protein: protein MGHLTGTREKAAQEVLSGIKAAVVARKYGVTPSTVNQWVRDYREAHGEQDHPYPQDQVEERKRLLDVEQKYEKAVKMLGEKELEIEILRELLKKPTPAYPKKSR, encoded by the coding sequence ATGGGACACTTAACAGGAACAAGAGAGAAGGCAGCGCAAGAGGTGTTGTCTGGCATTAAGGCGGCGGTGGTTGCCCGAAAGTATGGGGTGACTCCATCAACGGTGAATCAGTGGGTGAGGGATTACCGGGAAGCCCATGGGGAGCAAGATCATCCGTATCCCCAGGACCAGGTGGAGGAACGGAAGCGCCTGCTGGACGTCGAGCAGAAATATGAGAAGGCCGTCAAGATGCTCGGTGAAAAGGAGTTAGAGATTGAGATTCTGCGTGAACTGCTAAAAAAGCCAACCCCTGCTTATCCGAAAAAATCGAGGTAG